The Theobroma cacao cultivar B97-61/B2 chromosome 1, Criollo_cocoa_genome_V2, whole genome shotgun sequence genome contains the following window.
GCTTGATTCATATTTGCtcacaaaatgaaaaattaaattccaCAATAAGCCATGCTTTGGTTTAAGTCTCAGTCACATAGGAGATAAATCGGAGAACAATGCAGAGATGAAGAGAGACGAAAGGTTTATCAGGCATACTCCTCTATTTTCACTCATGGATATTCCCAGAATCATGTCAAAAGCTTTTCGAACCAAACGTTTCCTCATGATTCGTACCTTCAAGAACAGCAAAAGGTTATAGTTAGAagaattttgacaaaaaaagtttctttttcaataacTAATAAGActtttggaaaaaaagaaaaagaaagcactATCAAGACATACAATGCGACTTTCTTGAAGAATTTCACGGGAAACATTGAGCGGAAGGTCATTTGAGTCTACAACACCCTTCACAAAGCTTAGATATCGAGGGAACTATTGAACAGAGAACACAAAAAAGCATACGCAAGTCAgatttcatttcaaccaagTACATTCCTCTCATGCATATCAAGGAAAGACATTTGATTACCAATTCTCCATCAAAATCATCTGAAATGAAGACCCTCTTAACATAGAGTCTTATATTCTTTGTCTTGGGATTGATTATGTCATCCTTTCCCATCGGAGCAACAGCTGGAACGTAAAGTACAGAACGAAACTCCACCTCACCCTGCAAAAGCAATGTTTAAACTTACAAAGTGAAATAAGAAACGCTTTAGATGAGTGCTGCAAGTGCCCTATTACAGTTGCACATCTTTTCAGCAACATTATCTTCAAAGGACAGTAAAGCCGTAGTCAAATTTCTTGACTCCAGACAATTGCTATCCAAAATTTATTGCAGAAAGTTTTCATAGTTGATGCAAATAGCTTCCTACTAAATGATAATCCCTGTTACTACCTCAGTCGTGAAGTGTGATGATGCCAGTGGATCTGAGTATTCATTAAAAGTTTTCTTGTAGAAATCGTTGTATTCTTCCGTTGTCACCTCCTTAGGGTTGCGAAGCTGCAAAAATGAATTTAACCataatgaaatatatgaaacaTTTTATAGGTGCAAACACATAAATTAACCAATTCTACAACTTACCCAAATTGGTTGAGTCTCATTTGCAAGCTCCCAATCCCAAAACCTCTCAACAacttttttagttttcttcttcttctgttaCATCAAAGTTATACAACAATCACATGCATGTTACAAACCAGCCTATAGATGATGTCACAGAAAAGTATAATAAAACAAGGTAACCACTTCAGTATTTTCATCTTGACCATCCTCTTTGGCTTCAACTGGGTCCTCATCAACTTCAACCTGTGAAAAGCCAAACATAACAGATTAGTTATCCCAAAGACTAGTTGATTGACGTCATCAAGAAAAATGCAAATATTGACAGCACCTCTTTAGTGATTCCCTTCTCCTGCCAAGTATAGATTGGGAACGAAACAAACTGTGAATAGTTCTTCACAAGCTTTTGAATCCGTTCTGGATGTGCAAAACCTTTGTCATCACGCTGAAAGCACACATAGAACAAGAAACAAACTAAGTTCAAGATTTATAAGGGATAAAGATACTAAACTATTGTTTGTTACTTAAGAGACCTTAAGATACAATGTAAGACGTGTTCCTCTAGGAATGAGACTCCCTGGGTCTGTCTCCTCCCGAATAGTATAAGAGCTAGCATTTGCCTCTCCTTCCCAAACATATTGCTTATCAGATTTTGGACTCTTTGTTGAGACAACAACCTACAAATACAATCAACTACATTAGCAACTGGCACAGGAGAACTTCTGAACTCACATCTAAGACGATAAGTATAATAAGTTAACAATATACCTTATCAGAAACAAGAAATGCTGAATAAAAGCCAACACCAAACTGACCGATCAAATTGTTATCGGTACCAGCATCCTTGCTTTCCTgcaaaattaaacattttctTGAAGCCCATTAACAAGTAAAACTAAAATCAGGAGATAAAACGTTAACTTATTTATTAGACCTTCACGGCTTTTAAGAACTTTGCAGTTCCACTCTGTGCAATAGTTCCCAGGCAATCTACAAGTTCTTGTCGAGTCATACCAATGCCAGAGTCACTGTAGAAAACAAAGTAGTATTACAAGCATTGCtaaaatcaaatcatcaaCCAAAGCTCCTTAAAGATCATAAACTTACATAATAGTTATTCTCCCATTATCTTTGTCTGTTTGGATACGGATGTTAAGATCAACAGCATCCTTTAAAAGCTGAGGCTCTGTAACACTTAGATACCGTAGCTTGTCTAAGGCATCGCTTGCATTGCTGTGTAAACAAATTcacaatttaaaaaagaattagatTTGAGGATATCAAGCATCATTTTGATAGAATCAGACACATAATTATAGAAAGCTGAtccttgatttttagcttaaagttcaattattgaaaaaacaaCTCTTTATTAACTAAGAGTTATTGGAAGCAAAGATTGTTAAAAGACTAAAAAAATGCACAAATTGGCCTATCTACTACAGATAACACAGAATACTAATCTAATTCTAATCTTTAGAGTCAAATGTCAATTTGTTCCTCCATGGTCTTACTCAAAATATGTCATATGTTTGAGTTGCTGATTGTTACTATAAAAACCATGGTAATTTAATATATCCAAGGATGGACAAATGACTTCCCAGAACATGCCTGATAAGCTCCCGAAGAAACACCTCCTTGTTGCTGTACAAGCTGTTGACAATAAGATCCATGAGACGACTAACCTGCCAGCCATGTATGAAACAGTAGCATCACTAAAAACCCATCAAAACTCTAAATAAGAATTTATAGAAGTCCCTGACACAACGTACCTCGGCTTGATACTCATATTTCTCAGCTGGAGGTGGAGGCTGATTTGCGGAATCAGATGCTGCTGCAGTTGACTCATATCGGCTGCCCAAAAACAAACCACTTTTCAAGTTCAGTTGATTTGAGTATCTGGCCGTGTCACACTTCCCTCCAGTTATTGCTGAGTACCACCTGGTGTTGTTATCACTCCCCACTGCCTGGTCATAGTCcaataaaacatttaaaaaatataataaaacgTAGTTCATATTAGAATGAAATACCCATCCAAAAAATTACAGAAATGGACATAATTTCAGAAATCCTTTTCATTAATTGTtatcaagaaagaaaatgtagataataaaaaagaatataaattgGAAATGGAACTTTTCCGTTAGTTCCAATCAATCATCACtcacaaaaataaagaacaaaaagaaacggaaaatgtttttttcattaaaaaaaaggcatttcattcatttcaatcaaagGAACAGCTTGTTTCCTATCCAAATGAAGATTTAATACTGTAGAAAATGACAAAGAGTACCGAATCAGGGACGGGAGTGGAGGAGGAGATTAGAGCCACCGCAGCGTTTCGGTAATGAGTGGCGGGGGCGCGGAGGGCGGCGGAGACCGAGCGCCTGGAGAGGCGGTGCATGATTCGGAGTCAGAGAAAACAAGCGAGCAAGGTTCTGGTGAGTTGAGGCAGATGACTCAGTGAGTTGGGTGGGAGAAGGGGAGACGTTGAGGGTTTTAGTAGGGTTTCGCTCGGAGAGATGGGTTTTGGGAAGCTTCTGGAGATAAtttaaaagctttttttttgcGTATTTTCGTCATCTAGAAACGTGAAGGTGGGGATTTGGTACATGCGGTGTAGGCTGGAGGCTGTGTAACAAATCGTAATGGCTCTAGTTATGCCACGTCATCAGATCTCTTTCCTAATAATTTTTCTGTCAAGATAATGGAGTGGCCCAAGAGGATGTGGGCTGCAAACCATGCCACGGCCTTCAGAATGAATTCACAATATTTCCCAACAAAAACAGAATtcactactttttttttttatttttttgtctttaatGTAACTATTAAGTAGCATTTTATTgccttattttttatattataaattaattttagtaattattttgttaagtAAAGATATTGAAGAGGTTTCAAAGATTCAATGAatcaaaaattaagaaaaaaaaaagaaataagtggTGCATATTCTTATATAATTACATTAAACCTTCGGTAAGCTTTCATACttttaagaaataattaaagCTGGTAAGATTATAAGGTTATATTTTGCAGTGATTTTTTGAACCTATCAATTCCTTGTAGAGCTTTTAATTGTAACTTGTGCAGGTTAATGGGTGGGTGTTGGAGATGGCGTGCTCTTTGCAGCAGTTGTTATATCATCAAGAGGACGCGCATGCATGGTGACAAGAGAGCGACTTAGTTGGTGCCTCAATCTCTATTGGTACAAAACAATGGGTGATTGAGCTTGTTATATCTTGAGAGACAACATACAATACAATCTCTTTCTACTGGTTCTTATCACCGAGagaccatatatatatatatatatatgacaaCGGCTTACTTCCTACCTTAATCTTTCTGACCTTGTTAATTTCAACTACAACCAGTAGTAATAAATTGATCCTCTAATTCTCTCCAAAGAAACTATTAGGTAAAATTCTCCTACATACCCTCTCTACTTGAAGCATGGTTCGATTGGCATTATATATATTCCAATCAActttccaaaataaaattccAACCCCTCATTATTGTTAGCTTACGGCAAAGTCTTAGCAGTTGccataactatatatatatataaatctatCCTTTTGATTGAATGATAATTTTGACACCATGTTTCCTGTTGAGTTGGAAGAGATCCAAACAAGTTGGTCCATGTGGTTGGAACATGAATGAATACGTTAAGCATCACTGATTTTATTGGTCTATCAAGAACCTAACTCATGCCCAATTCTATTAGTCGTCATACCAGAGGTTTGGATCCATAAAACCTTGTTAACACCCAACAATTGATTCTAGAGGTTCTGTTATCTCTACCTTGAACCCAGCATTATGGAAGTGTCTGCTGCAAAAATTGTAGCAAAGAGATGGCTGAATCATTGGCAGGGAGGGAAAGAAATAAAGGAAACAGAAATATCACTTTCTTCATACATTTCATTTCACACCTAGGAATAGTAATTGGTCAGAGCAGGAGCTGGTGTATGTCTAATCTATGTGTGGCTGAGAGAGTTAGGCGTCTAACAAAAATCAGAGTCTCTTCTCTTTATTATCAATTGGAAGAAACAAACACTTGCAAAGATACAAAAGGAGAGGGGAAGGTCAATGCTTCCATGGAAGTTTCAGCGACAAAAcaactttatttttataccACAAAAGTATGCATACAAGAGTCATATTAAGTTCCAATGTAGAACAACAGTcgaacaagaaaaataagaaaagaatcaacaaaggaGATCGCCGGCATCTGATTAAAAGTCAGAACCCACCGCATCATGCAACTTTACAAGCAGCAAAAAACACATACAACTCTAAAGTGAAACCCAACTTAGCCCACCAAGTTAACAATACCACTAAACGACAAGCAAGCTCGACATCATAGTACAACCAAACATCTTcctatgaaaagaaaaatatccCTCCACCCCATCTAACCCCCTTTATTGACCTCTAACCAAACGACCCAAAAAAGAAGTTGGCTCTTATCATGCTTCCTGCCTCTAAATCTTTGCACATCTCTCTCAATCAGGTGGTTTACCTACTTTCtaatgatgattttgctatTAAAGTTTAGCTTCCATTTTTACACACACATAGTAATTGAAAGCTGAGTTATAGTGTATGTGTTATCAACTTCTGTTCCTTCAATCCACTTTCAGTACTTCAGTTTCTCTTCCTCTGTTGTTTTTGCATTGAAACAGCACCACAAAGTGAATAAGCCTATTACGCAAAGCTATGGATTGAGATCTTCCATATTAACTGGTAAGTAGCAGTTTTGACTCCAGCTAGCTGCTCCTAGATTGAGCATCAGTTAACTGTTGATATTGTTCAAGGAATGACGGAAGAAAAAGATGGCTCAATTTTGTCGGCATATATTGTTATGGAATAGGAGATTTAGTCAGAATCTATACATGCGAgggaaaaatgaaagaaattacAAGACTTAAGAGAGAGCGGAATGCAGTCTTTCTGATTGCATGAACAATCTGAAGATGCACCCGGCAATGTATATTATCAGCAAATATATAGTTATATTACTCTTCCATTCTTACAGACCACAAAAAAAGGAGGAAAGAGAAGTAGGTTAACAAGGAACTATGAAAGACATAAGAAGTAAGATTCCTCTACAGATGAAGAGAAGTATCAACATCAgaattctcaaaatttttagatcTGCTTGAAGTTGCTGCACTGCTAGGCCATGAGCTTGGTGATGCTGGGATTCCCATAGCTCTGAAATCGGTTTGCCTGCTTTGCGGGTTAAGTCCAAGAGAGAGTGAATCCTGAGGGGGTTGCCTGTAAGGTAGAATCACCTCAGGTTGGAAGGACAGTCTGTTAGGTTCATAGCGCATGGTAGGGCTGAGGCGTTCGGATTCAGCGAATAGCTTCAGAAGCTCTTTctcctctctcttttctctaaCCTTCTGCAGCTGTCTAAACCTCTCTTGCAAAAGGGCAATTGAGGAACTAACCATGGTAGGATCACCACCTTGCCTACCCATTATGGGAAAAGCCTTCTGCTTTGTGGGAATGGCTTGATGTGTTTGTCAAAATGGTTGGTGCATCGAGGGTCAAATGGAGGTATTTATAGGAGATAGTTTTTTCCTATTCAACATTAATGTATACTTTTTTGTAGCTATCCCAAATGATTTTGGGTGATGTATATAAGGGAGAATCGGCTGCTGTGCAGCAAAATCCAAGAGGAAGGGTATTGAGGCTAGTCTAGACAGGGCTGGGTTGGTGGATGTGTAGGCAAAAGGACTTTTTTAAGGGAGGGTAAGTGTAAGAGAGAGAGTCCAAATGAAATTGGGGAGTAGCATTTGGAAGGAAGCCTTGTGGGGAATAAATGGTTAGGTGATGCAGTGTTAGCTTgtctttaaaatccaaatgGGCTTCGGAGAAGATGGTGCGTTCCCTGGCACGTTTGGATGCATATCATTTCTTTTATCTGTTTTCAGCTCACTAATGAagacttttattattattattatcatttttaaggCTTTGGCCTTGGGAGTATGGAAAAAGACAGAGAATCAGAAGGAATAATTTTCGGAGTTTGATGTTTCTGATCAGACACCCGAAATGCTTATGgaggaaagagaaaggaaaccCACCAGCATgacctctttctttctttctttctgtaCCTATATGATCCTAAGCTGAACTGTGAACAAAGAAGAGAGGCCCCAGCAATACATAAATTGAATTAGACCAACCGTGACACTTATTGATACAGACAGAAAAAACACTGTTGCACAGTCCAACACTGATACTTTTAATTCTACCTTTCGGAATCTGAAAATTCCATAAATGGATGATGGATGCCCACTTCCAAAGGGTTTGGTTTAACTCCTATGCTACAAGGAGATCCAAAAAAGTCTTTACTAAAAGGTTGAGCCTGACGTACTCCTGAGTATTTAAGTATGTGGGAATGCTCTTTCTGCTCCCTAACCAGCTAAGGCTGATGCCACCACTTGCTGCCATTGAGAGAAGAGGGGGAATGCGACCCCAATCATCAGGGATGGGGAAAAAATACTGGGTCCCCCAGTATGGATGGGGAAAAAATACTGGGTCCCCCAGTATGAAGTGCTTCCGGATTGCACTTTGTACAGAAAAGATGAACAACTGCTATGCTTGTGAGTCATTCTATTCAAGTTTTTAACCATTGTGAGAGATGCATAAAGCAAAATGCCATAAATATGAATCCACTTATCTATTATAATGTCGCCATGAATGCTTACTTTTCTGATGCTGCAAATAATGTCAATCATAAACCTGCTACTGCCAGGTGTAAGGCAATAGCACCAATAAATTTCATCTCCAGGaaatatcaaaatcaatataaaGTCTAGATAAAATATTGTCCTAGCATCTCCATTTTTATCATGGAACATGTTGCTATTATTAGATTTAGTTGAACCACTTTCTCCAGGCCCCAACTGAAAACAAAAGGGTAAAGACAAAATCATAGTATTATGAGCTCTTTGTATGCCATGCACTTGCTGTGGGCTATATCTGATAGCAAATAGACTGGATATAGTTCAGGTGGTAATGGTGGGGCGGGATGTGggaagatattttaaattcaagCCCCAACGCAATCAACAAATTGCCCAATCCATACCTCTTGCCGACCCTGGCCATCCAAATTACCATCATTACTCAGTATGTGGTTGGTTTTGATGGAACCATCTGTTAACTTCAAAGCTAATTAGATACTGCCAAAGCTATTTTATCCAAGAATTAGTATCTCAAATGCATCTTAAAACAGCTGACCTTTCTCAAGTTTTGCCTCTTGACCAGGCAATGCCATCCATGGTAGGTGATCCATAAGTTCATCAATCAGGACCAACTTTGTTGCCATCTCAACACATGGGCTACATGTTAACCTGTAGCACATGGCATTGATGATTGCTAACATAGTGAAACactatattaataatattgatCTGTTGTTAACTACTTTATGGTTTCTCCCAAAAGGGATATGATTGATGCTCAATCCCCATGGAAGCTTTTTCATGAGGGCACTTTGAGGTACATCCTTATGGTATTGCCACACAATCAAAAGCAGGTTATAGAGCCCAACGAAAGtgaagagaaagagggaggGATTGACAGACATGGTCTGAGGGCGAGGTGAGACTTCAAGAACTTAGAGAGAACATGCCAGGCCAGCCATGTAAAAAGTAGTGCAATGGTTATATTAGAGAGAGtgaataagagaataaatgACAAATGCAGGTTAGGTAGGGGAAGTCACTGTTTGAGCTTTTGGCTGAGAGCTTAGTTGTGCATGGCTACTCAGAGAAGACGCATATATAGTGAATTCAAAATAGTTATCGTGCAAGTCCCAATTCCCCgccctttttcttctcttttattttggaGAGGGTGCATATTTTTCCACATTTACCATCTGGAGAAATATTCCATGGAACAATGGTGATGTGAAATAAATATGATgtcaaaaaatatatgatcACACAAATTTTTGGATGGAAATCAAATTTGCTGACAAGAAATCGTCATTTTATggaatcttttcttttccatttgaATGATGCTTCTCCAATCTGGTTTTGCTAAtgataaatcaaattaaaggAAACTTAGTAGGAGATTCACAAAATCATGAATAGAGTTATAATCTTGGCATTAGAGAAACAGctatacaataaaaattttatgtagTTAGcagatgaaaaaaattaatcaatttccCAATTGATGATTGACAAGGAATACAATATAAAGATGATTTATTATTGGCTTGATATAGAGGATACCTTCATAACCAGTTATCAAGGTTGATTGAATATGTACGAGACAGCATTGCAAACAACTCAGCACATAATGAAATCCTGCAAAAAATATTGAGCCAAATTTGTCACTCCCTTACTCCATAAACCTACAAATATTAACAAGTAGAAAAATGGTTTAGCATACAAATGCCAAATTGTTTAGCATGTGAAACAAGGACCAACCAGACAGTATTAAGCATATATTTGGCATATTGATGAAGCCATGTTCAAGCTATAAATGTCATGGAGATGATACCTAACTTGAATTAAGGTGTTTGGGAAATGATGGGATTGGAaacaataacatttaaatCCCTTGATTTACCGCCTGAGCTAAGCATGTGTGGTTGGATggaggagagagagatggaAGTTTGGGAGGAGAGAGGTGTTAGGCAGAGATCCTTGGCTTGAGCCATGGGGTAGGATTGCACCCAAAACAAAATTCCTAATATGAAATTCtgtgtttaacaaaataattgtTTGTGATATGCTTATGCTTCTTAATAGAGTTAATGATGAATGTTGATGGTAGTTTTGCTGGTGTCAGCAAAGTATTAACGGTGAGGGTATGTGTGGGATGGCAGTAACAGAACAAGGGCATTAGCATAAACAATTGCACTGGTGAATATGTGGTGGGACAACAAAATGAAACAGGAAGTTGCATAACGAGTGATAATGGTAACAGCTTGTTGGTAGGCTTAGTGGCAGGGGCAAAGATGATACTGGTGAGTCAATGACATCAATGAGATTGGTAGCAGTTAAGACAACCATGTTTTGGTGAGTACTAATGGTGATTAGAAGtagtgatgatagcatgatgtGATAAAGGGGGAGAGTTTACAGAATGATACCAGCAGATGCTTAGCAAGATGCTGGCAGTAATGAGTAGCATTTTGCTCCACTAGCGATAGCAGTACAATAAACTGCACTTTTCTAACAGTTCAAGAATTTGATTACTTTAAAGCTCAGAAATTCATATCCTTCAAGAATTGTTGAACTCCATAATTAGGACAAAATACGTGGGACATCTGTATTTGAAACAGAAAAATAGAAGTTGTCACAAGCCTCTTAAATCTAAATTAAAGCACTAACCTAGAGTCAGACAACAACATAATGCTGAGGAAAATTTGTGATTTAATTTAGAACTTTCATAATTGATGTGAAGGTTAAAACAGGTAGATTTGCTATGCTAAAATTATAGATGAATGAAGCACCAAATTCATAGCCTTATCAGTGTCAAACATTTCTACAGACAAACTTCTACATGCAAAATGAGGTAAATAGCCAAGTTTTCATGTCACAAGTTTCAAGAAGGTCAGCAAGTTACAGAGAAAAGATTGAAAGGGCATAACTACTAAAAAAATTGTCTGTAACGTTAAGCAAACTTCAATATTGTTTAAGAGTAgtcaaataataattaatgcaAACGATTAAAACAAGTACTAGAAGCAGCAATTTGCATACAGATCCACAGACAAAAAAATAACACAAaaaggaaatatatatatatatatatatagatgaaGATATCTTTATAAACAGTTCAGCCAAATGTGaccatttatttttatcagaAGTTCCTATAATCTACACTGTTCATTGTTTTACCTGAGCATGATCAGTTCTTCTAGCCCACAAGTATCTTCTTGCTATCTTGCCATGGGGTCCAactatcaaatttaaaaaatatccaGTTTCTGGTAAATTGGAACAAACATAGCCATCAGATTCTAAGCTGATAATAAACAGTTTAAGAAGTGAGAAGTATGAAGCATTAAGGCGATAAACAATGCCAATAAATTACGGTGATCAACAGAGAGTAAAAAGAATAGCAAATGGTAACTAAATAAACATTATTGTCTTACCATTTACAAAATGATGGAGCTACAAAGTAATGAGAacccaaaattttatttacatgtGTGCAATCAATCTGTTTATAACCAAAGCCCATTTGAAAGATATATTTATCCGTCTTGCTGGGGATGGTGCTACATTCCGGCTCTTAGAAGCAAGCTCAACTCATTGTGTATTCCTCACAATTCTCAACTTGTTACCAATTTGATCTACTTCTATCAATCCATATTTCGAGAATTCTCTGGCCAAAATTACATATGTCTGAAAATTAGGAGGACAATTTCTAGATTCCATGACATGAAGAAGCTTCATGCATAAATCTGATTCTCCTTCCTTCAGCAAACCATCAATCAACACCGTCCAAACAATCTCATCAGAACTCCATTGTTTCTCAATCAAGCTCTCAAACAAATTCTGAACTTCTTTCACTCGACCCGCCTTGCAAAGGGCACAAATGACTTCTCTATAATTTGATAAAGGAGGCTCCCAACCTTTAATCAATGTGAGGTTAAAAGTTTCTAGAGCATGATCCACTTCTAAGTTCCTACATTGTGCAAATATTAGAGAGAACAAGATGTCTTTATTGGGACAAAGACCTTTCTCTTTCATATGTGCCACTAACTGA
Protein-coding sequences here:
- the LOC18612439 gene encoding heat shock protein 90-6, mitochondrial, which encodes MHRLSRRSVSAALRAPATHYRNAAVALISSSTPVPDSAVGSDNNTRWYSAITGGKCDTARYSNQLNLKSGLFLGSRYESTAAASDSANQPPPPAEKYEYQAEVSRLMDLIVNSLYSNKEVFLRELISNASDALDKLRYLSVTEPQLLKDAVDLNIRIQTDKDNGRITIIDSGIGMTRQELVDCLGTIAQSGTAKFLKAVKESKDAGTDNNLIGQFGVGFYSAFLVSDKVVVSTKSPKSDKQYVWEGEANASSYTIREETDPGSLIPRGTRLTLYLKRDDKGFAHPERIQKLVKNYSQFVSFPIYTWQEKGITKEVEVDEDPVEAKEDGQDENTEKKKKTKKVVERFWDWELANETQPIWLRNPKEVTTEEYNDFYKKTFNEYSDPLASSHFTTEGEVEFRSVLYVPAVAPMGKDDIINPKTKNIRLYVKRVFISDDFDGELFPRYLSFVKGVVDSNDLPLNVSREILQESRIVRIMRKRLVRKAFDMILGISMSENRGDYETFWENFGKHLKLGCIEDRENHKRLAPLLRFFSSQSEEEMISLDEYVENMKPEQKDIYYIAADSVTSARNAPFLERLLEKDLEVLYLVDPIDEVAIQNLKSYKEKNFVDISKEDLDLGDKNEEKEKVVKEEFGQTCDWIKKRLGEKVASVQISNRLSSSPCVLVSGKFGWSANMERLMKAQTVGDTSTLEFMKGRKVFEINPEHPIIRDLNAAYRSNPDDEDALRAIDLLHDAALVSSGYTPDNPAQLGGKIYEMMGMALSGKWSTPEVQHSGLQPPRTETLEAEVVEPVQAGGQK